A window of the Clupea harengus chromosome 8, Ch_v2.0.2, whole genome shotgun sequence genome harbors these coding sequences:
- the serpinf2a gene encoding alpha-2-antiplasmin: MVLHFTLFLLLSLCSQGMMDEAAPSSPSSTPPGGEEGECGEVFSPESSQRAVGASLTKLGLKLLEHLKPSPEQPNVLISPLSIALALSQLALGARNETRARLLEALHATDLPCYHQLLSGLKQHLNTMAIQVASRLYLRPGFEVKKEFVQESLRLYSSEPAPLTGVEEVNQWVEKVTQGHMTNFLPSIPPSVVLLLLNALYFKGEWESRFDKELTGKDRFYINSTASVEVVMMLAPKYPLSMLVDNELGAQVARFRFQNNTSFLVVMPTGTGQDNVSTVAAKLNISDLYARLPSESTMQVKLPKFKLEYKQELQDPLTSIGLGSLFSSPDLSGITEGPLQVSSVQHASAITLSEEGAEASAATAIHLLRSVPMFAVNMPFLFALTDDATHVPLFLGVITNPNPQSPVAQ; encoded by the exons ATGGTACTGCACTTCACACTGTTCCTGCTGCTCTCCCTCTGTAGTCAAGGAATGATG gatgAAGCTGCACCATCTTCTCCTTCCTCAACACccccaggaggagaggaaggtgagTGTGGAGAGGTCTTCTCCCCGGAGTCCAGCCAGAGGGCAGTGGGGGCGTCTCTCACCAAACTGGGTCTCAAGCTGCTGGAGCACCTCAAGCCAAGTCCAGAGCAACCCAATGTACTCATATCCCCTCTCAGCATCGCTTTAGCACTCTCACAGCTAGCtctgg GGGCACGAAACGAAACACGAGCACGGCTCCTGGAGGCCCTCCATGCCACAGACCTGCCCTGCTACCACCAGCTCCTCAGTGGGCTCAAACAGCACCTCAACACCATGGCCATTCAAGTGGCCTCGCGGCTGTACCTGCGCCCAG GTTTCGAGGTGAAGAAGGAGTTTGTGCAGGAGTCCTTACGCCTGTACAGTTCAGAGCCTGCTCCACTGACCGGCGTGGAGGAAGTCAACCAGTGGGTGGAGAAGGTCACGcagggtcacatgaccaacTTCCTTCCTAGCATACCTCCAAGTGTAGTTCTGCTGCTCCTGAACGCACTCTACTTCAAAG GGGAATGGGAATCCCGTTTTGACAAGGAGCTCACTGGCAAAGACCGGTTCTACATCAACAGCACCGCGTCTGTAGAGGTAGTCATGATGTTGGCCCCCAAGTACCCACTGAGTATGCTCGTCGACAATGAGCTAGGGGCCCAG GTGGCTCGATTCAGATTCCAGAACAACACCAGCTTCCTGGTGGTGATGCCCACGGGCACAGGGCAGGACAATGTGTCCACAGTGGCGGCGAAGCTGAACATCTCGGATCTGTACGCTCGTCTGCCGAGTGAGAGCACCATGCAGGTCAAACTGCCCAAGTTCAAGCTGGAGTACAAACAGGAACTGCAGGACCCTCTGACCAGCATCG GTCTGGGTTCGCTGTTCTCCTCTCCGGACCTGTCTGGCATCACAGAAGGGCCCCTCCAGGTGTCCAGTGTGCAGCACGCCTCggccatcaccctgagtgaggAGGGTGCGGAGGCCTCGGCCGCCACCGCCATCCACCTCCTCCGCTCCGTGCCTATGTTCGCCGTCAACATGCCCTTCCTCTTCGCCCTGACCGACGACGCCACGCACGTGCCCCTCTTCCTGGGCGTCAtcaccaaccccaacccccagaGCCCCGTTGCCCAATGA